The window CGGGAGTGCAGAGTCTGTCCCCAGGGTTACCCGTAATGTTTGGTCGCTCCCTTTAAGCAGGGCgcggactacatttcccagcggCCCCGAGGCCTCCCTGACGCAGCCCCCCCAGAGGAGGGGAGGTACGGGCCGGGAGGGGGGGGAGGTGACTTGATGTCATCCTGGGCGGCGGGTGCCGGTGCGCAGCGAGCCGGGGCTCCCGCTGCGCTGCACCGCGCGGTTCTGAGTCGCGAGATAGCTGCCGAGGATCGCGTGCTGCTGGGGTCTAGCCCAGAGCCCGCCGAGCGCCCGGCCCCTTCTGGGGCTGAACTGGGGGCATGCTCCAGCACCCCCAGAGCCCGGGAGCGAACCCAGGAGCGCCGCCGCCCAGCCCCAGCGCCCCGAGCGGCGGAATCGCCGCTAAGGACCCTTGAACCGCCGCCCCCTCCTCCGAGTCGGCCTCTAGGGGTCGGCGACCAAAGTCTGGGTTTCTGAGAAGTGAGTGTGTACCCTACTACCACCATGAGGTTTGGAGATCAGGAAGGAGCGGGATGCAGGGAGAGATGCTAGGGTCTGAAAGGGGGTGCATGAGAACAGGACCCTTATTTTCGTGTGAGTGCACCGGGACGGAAGGCATTAGTGGAGCAGGGGCGTCCCACTGCTCTAAAGAGCTGGAGATACTAAACTGAGCCCCCATCCTGAGTAGAAGCTGTAGGCCGTATTTGGGGAGGGGCTACTTTGGAGCTTGGGTctggaagaagggagggacatACTTGCACTCTTGTTTGGGGGTCTAGCAAGGGGAtgagggaaaagaagggagaggattGGAGCAGCACACGGGCTGTCTCCGGAAAAGAACCTACctgctctctgtgtctctcctgcTGACCTTTCTAACCTGACTTCTCAGAAGAGCCCTCGTGGGAACACTGACTGGACTCTTCTGGACCCCCAGGAAAGACTTGAGCCATTGCCTTCCCACCTTGCCTGTCCCCCCCAGGACTGGGCAGTTGCCAGAGGCCCTGGGGGGGTCAGGACTGTGTTTGTGCCCCCCTACAACACGCTGGTCAGGATGGATCCCAGTTAGTGGCCTCACTCAGCTTCCTCAAGACCCACAAGGAGCCCCCCAGGCTCTGACAGGTTGACTGCCGCTCACTGGCCATGGAGACAAAGCTGCCCCCTGCGAGCACCCCCACAAGCCCCTCCTCCCCAGGGCTGTCTCCGGTGCCCCCCCCAGACAAGGTGGACGGCTTCTCCCGCCGGTCCCTCCGCAGAGCTCGGCCCCGCCGTTCACACAGCTCTTCTCAATTCCGCTATCAGAGCAACCAGCAAGAGCTCACTCCGCTGCCCCTTCTCAAAGGTGAGCTGTTGCTGTCTGCCAAGGTACCTGAGCCTAGAAGGAAGCAAGGTAGGGGAGGACCGAGGGAGAAACAGCCGTCAGGTAGAGTTTGGATATCCTTTTAGGCTGGGAACTCCATTGAAACTGACCCCTCAGTCTCCAACCCTCTGCTGACGCATGGCCTGACTGGCCTGTCATCTCTGGAGGTGGGGCATCTGGAAGTGGTGCCAGGGGCAGGCAAGGGCCAAGGGTGGGGCACACAGCCTACATTTCAGGAGGCGCCTATCAGCGCAGCCAGCTGCCTAGGTCTTGGGGTAGGTGCTTGGCGTGATTCCCTGTCCCGCTTTCCACTTCTGGCTGATAAATCCATGTGCCACCTAGGAGTGAGGCAGTGGATGTTTGGTGGAATGACTGTGTATCTAGAGCTTGTGGTCTTGCTTTAAAGTGATGAAGTCTCTGATCTTGGATTAGAGAAGATGACCACCTTCCTACCCGCATCCTCCCAAGGCGTGAAGGATGGCACTAGAATTGTTGCTAGATGTTCCAGAGTTACCCTGGATCGGGGCAGCTGAAACTGCTTGGAAAGTCAGCCTGAGGGATGAGATCCACACCTGTCCAGAGCCCTGGCAGCTGTGGTCCAGGCTCAGTCTCCCCGTCCCTCCCTGCAGATGTGCCAGCCTCTGAGTTGCATGAGTTGCTGAGCCGGAAACTGGCCCAGTGTGGGGTGATGTTTGACTTCTTGGACTGTGTGGCTGACCTCAAGGGGAAGGAGGTGAAGCGTGCGGCCCTCAATGAACTGGTGGAATGTGTGGGGAGCACCCGGGGTGTCCTCATTGAGCCTGTCTACCCAGACATCATCCGCATGGTAAGCACTGTCCAACCTCAGGGGATAAGAATCCTATCCATCCACCACTAGGCCCCCTGTGGGAAGAATTAATGTCTGCTCTTCAGCTTGGCCTCAGGGGCCATGCTTCCATCTCCACTGAGCCCCACTGAGCCCAGCACCCACTCAGGAGTCCCTATCCCTGCTGTCCCTGTACCTGTGTGAGCTGGGCCTGGGTACCTGTCTCCCGTGGCCTGACTCCGGCATATGCTATTCTATGAAACTCTCTAGGAGTTAAACTCTTTGGCCCTAAATGCCTGGGATTTCATTGCTTTCAACCTTACCATCCCACCACATCCATCTAAAGATGTGGCAAGCCACCCCTGGGTCCCCAGCCCCTGGCTTAAGGTTTTCATGAACTTGGTGTTTAGGTGAAGACTGTCCAGAGGAGTGGGTTACTTGCTGGGGAGTAGGTCAGTCCAGGAGAACTGAATGAGGAAAGGGTTGGTGGTAAAACTCAATGCATGGCCTCAGGTTCAAGTCCCATGAGCTCTGTGTACTTGAAAAGTGCTTGGCCTGGTgctacatgcctataatcctagctacataggaggctgaggcaggatggtcACAAGGTCATTGCCTGCCTGGGATATAGAGAACTCTGAGAGTTCCCAAAACTTCTCCCTCCAAGGTCTCATCCTTAAAGAACCCTGACTTGCCCCCCTAGATATCAATAAATATCTTTCGGACCCTGCCACCCAGTGAGAACCCTGAATTTGACCCTGAAGAGGATGAGCCCAACCTTGAGCCTTCGTGGCCACATCTACAGGTGTGAAGGGCTGGGGAGCAGGGGTCTGCATTTCAGAGGAGACTGGAGGGTTGTGGGAGGAGTTTGTATAGATGGTGACTGTTGGCTGCGAGGGAAGTCGGTCAGGTTGTAACTAAGTGCACCTTTTGGTCTGTCTCCAACCTCCAGCTGGTGTACGAGTTTTTCCTGCGTTTCTTGGAGAGTCCAGACTTCCAGCCCTCTGTGGCCAAGAGATATGTGGATCAAAAGTTTGTCCTGATGGTGACTTGGGGAGCCCAGGCTGGGTGGTACCATACGGCAGGCACAGGCTATCTGGGGGCCATGGGGATAGGATGGGAAAAACAGGGGTTGACATCTGGACTTATTTACCCTAACCCTGGGTCCTACAGCTCCTGGAGCTATTTGACAGCGAGGACCCTCGGGAACGTGAGTACCTCAAGACCATCTTGCATCGGGTGTATGGCAAGTTCCTGGGTCTCCGGGCCTACATCCGCAAGCAGTGCACCCACATCTTCCTCCGGTGAGTGGCTGCTGCCTCTCAGCAGAgacctgggagggagggaggcagggaaggagggacctGCTGGGACTACCAGGCTGTGTGGGCTATATGTTTACCAAGGTCTGTCTCTGCAATGTACTACTGATGATACGATGCCTCTGACAGCAATGGAGAATtgagttttatttccattttacagatgagcaaaTGGAGGGCAAGTAAGAATATAGGAAAGCAGAGGTCAGTTAAGTGTTTAGAGGGATGAGGGCAGCCCAGTTGAATGTAGGGTCTAGATCTTCTGATCGTATCAGGTCTTCTACAAACGCTACTTGGCACCATATCCGCTGGGCGGTGGGAGCCCCTGTGACCTTGTGGTTGAGACTATGGTTGTGTATTCGAGTTTGATTCAAGCATTTGGGTGAAATTGGGCAAATCCTTGAAGTTCTCGGCTTGCTTCATTCTTTGAAGTGGGCACAGCGCCTGTGCTAATGCAGGGCCATTCTCCAGATGAAGCCAGACGGGACCTCCAAAGCATCTGGCAGAGCTGCTAGGCTGAGGTGGGGCCTCTGAAACACTAGCTGTTGTTTCTAGTGATAAAATAGAGAAGAAGTGCCCTGTTCTCTAGGAGCTCACAGTCCATTAGCTTCCCCACTTATTAACCTGGAGGCAAGTAGCCTTTAGCTGGAGTCTCAGCTTCATCTCTGTAATGGCTTTCATATGCCCTGTCTCCCAGGGGGATTTGGGGAATTACAGTGCAGGGTGGAGGTGTTTGTCATTGCTTTGGTTGACGGCGTGAAGGTTGAAGGTCCTAGGCTGGgtgcctgctggctggctgggCACCAGGTAAGGACCGCTGGGGACTGGAAGAAATGAGCTGGGACTGACAGTGGCAGGGGCGGCTGGACTTGGAAAGACGTTCTGCCTGTGGGTGAGGACTCAGTGGGGCCTGGTTTGGGGCACCAGGAAGGGTGCACTGTTGTGGGTTGGGGAGGGTTGGACAGCTGTGCAGGGTGAGTCAGGCTGGGAGAGCTGGACCTGTCCCAACGCTCCCACCCTCTAGAGTCTTCTCCTCTCGGGCAGGTTCATCTATGAGCTGGAGCACTTCAATGGTGTGGCCGAACTGCTGGAGATCTTAGGAAGGTGATTGCTTTGGCTGGAGTtggggtcccccccccccccgcccctagGAAGGACTGGGGCCTGATTGGCTGAGCCCTGAGGGAGGGGGGGTCTGGTAGGAGGGACTGGGGCCTGATTGGCTGAGTcctgctcccctcctctccactccaaaGCATCATCAATGGCTTTGCGCTGCCCCTGAAGACTGAGCACAAGCAGTTTCTGGTTCGAGTCCTGATCCCCTTGCACTCTGTCAAGTCGCTTTCTGTTTTTCATGCCCAGGTGAGCCCCAAACCTATCCCTGAAGTAGCAGCTGCAGCTGACATTCAGGGCTGCTTGTGGGGCTGGGAAGTCAGATTGACATTTGCTGCATCCTCTTACCCCCGAGTCTCTAATTCAGTCTCCCTCTACTTGAGAGCTGACCTCAGACACCAGCTCTGTGCTTCTGGGCACTCAGGAGCTTGGTGCCTTGAAGTCCAAAGCAGCAGTAAGTGCCCAGTGAACAAGAGTGTGAAGGCAGTAATAAGCAGATGCCTGGCACGCTGTCCTGGGCAGCTAGTTCTTGgctcctcttccttcctgacCTTGGCTCCCTCTTTCCATCCTGGTTCTGCAGCTGGCATACTGTGTGGTGCAGTTCCTGGAGAAGGATGCCACTTTGACCGAGCATGTGAGTACCTTGGAGGGAAGGTGGGCTCCTCACTCTTCGGGTCTGACTCCTCCTCCACCCTACAGGTTATCCGGGGGCTCCTCAAATACTGGCCTAAAACCTGCACCCAGAAGGAGGTATGAAGGGCTCTCTCAACCCTGAGAGTGGGTGGGAGGGCTCGGCTTCCAGAAGACAAGCAGGTACATGCTTTAGGGGAATGTGAGCTGCTGCCCTGCCCTCTCCCCAGGTGATGTTCCTGGGGGAGATGGAAGAAATTCTTGATGTCATCGAGCCCTCCCAGTTTGTGAAGATCCAGGAGCCCCTCTTCAAGCAGGTGGCTCgctgtgtctccagcccccatttccaGGTATGTGACAAAGGCAAGTGGGTCAGGGCAGGGGCACAGCCTGGCAAAGTTTCAAAGTTAGTCTAACATAGTCTTCTCTCCCCTCAGCTTCTCTTCCAGCTTAGAGACCTGATAATAGGGAGATGCTGGCCTTAGGGTCATTAGACCTAGGGCCAAACCTCAGATCTGTATTCCACTGGTTGAGAGGCCTTGGGGGAATCACTTCTGAGTCTTAAGTGGGTTTCCTTGATCAAAAGTGGGGCAACAATAGTCATTCATAGTGTAGTGACCGGAACTCATAGTGGTAAACacagcagggaaactgaggcaaagtgGGCTGCAGGACTGTTGgcccctttcttttcttggtaACCTTAGACGTCACTGGCCCCACTTTCTGGCCAGAAGGCTCAGTTCCCACGCTAGACTAGACTCACTCTTAGGAGCCATGATCTGGTGGAAGCTGATTCTTCCTCACGATGACTCTGGTGTTTCGCTTTGAAAACACCTTGAAGTACAGGAACTCGTTTCCTCCTGACAACAGCTGTGGCCGTGGGTATTCTTAGCCCCACTCACACAGCAGACAGCTGAGGCTGTGGAGCTGCATGGCTCACCAAGGCCGCACACGTGCAGTGGGCTCTGGAGGAGTCGGAACTGCGGTGTTGACTGAAGCCACGCTTTCTCTCCTCCATTTGTTTCCTCCAATGGCTTAGATAAGCCCGTGGGATGGggtgtggaggtcggaggatcCGGGTTTGGGGGGAAGGCTGAAAGACCATTAGCAGGCCCCTCTCTCCTGCTTCACTTGTCCAGGTTGCAGAGCGGGCTCTGTATTTCTGGAACAATGAGTACATCTTGAGCCTCATCGAGGACAACTGCCACACTGTGCTGCCTGCGGTATTTGGGACCCTCTACCAAGTATCCAAGGAGCACTGGAACCCGTGAGTGCCCAAGCCTGTGCCCCTGAAGTCAGGCACCACAGCTAGTCCAGCCCCTAGGGCCATTCCTAGCTGGACAGAGAGCAAATGTCAGGATACCAAAGGGCAGTAAAAGGGCATGGAAATGGGCAGTGTTCAGGGACCAGGGACGAGCAGCATGGTATTTCATTCACCTGCGTTAACACCTCTCCTTGGCAATCAGAACCATCGTCTCGCTGATCTACAACGTACTCAAGACTTTCATGGAGATGAATGGGAAGCTGTTTGACGAGCTCACGGCCTCTTACAAGCTGGAGAAACAGCAGTGAGTGCTGGGTCGGAGGCTGGCCACGGGGGCATCAGACCGTCCGTGTGGTCAGCTCCACCCTGTTTCCAGAGGGGCTGCCCGCTGACTGCTCTGACTCCCTGTACCAATGCctcagggcagctcacagcctaATTTttactctcctttctctcctcacctCCCCTCTAAGCCGAGGTGCCCTATAGAGTCCTAGTCACTTTACAGTGGGGTGGCCATGAGGGAGGTTAGACTGTTGGCAGTCCTGGAGAGGAAGAgctgcctcaccctctctccccaGGGAGCAGCAGAAGGCCCAGGAACGACAGGAGCTATGGCGAGGTTTGGAGGAGCTGCAGCTACGACGGCTACAGGGGACTCAAGGGTCCAAGGAAGCCCCCCTTCCTCGGCCTACACCCCAGGTTGCTGCCAGTGGGGGTCAGAGCTAGACAAATCTAGAAGAGGAGAAGCTAAACCCAGAGCTATCAGCCCTTCCATCCCTTCTGCCCAGGGGCCCAGTGAGGTCCACGCCTCCCCGTGGCCTTGCCAGAGTGGTTCTAGGACTCCCTGCCAGCCCCATGGGAACAGCTTTCATGGAGGGGAGACAAGAATGTAAGTTGGTAGTCTTGGCAGCAGAACTCTCAGGCCTTTGTGGCAAGATTCTGGCAAGACTAGACCAGGGCAAGTGTGCAACTGGGAAGCTGCCATCAGGGATCCTCCCCTGCCCTATACAGCTGGGCTCCCATCTCTGCTCCTGGCCTGGGACATGGGCACTCAGCCTTGCCTGGCCTTTCTCATTCCCACCATGGGGGCACGGTCTATTTATTCTGCCCAGCTCACCCTCAACAAGACACTGTCCAGGgacattctcctctcctctcccttgccCTGCACTTTCTtgtcccctttttatttattgggcagggggaggggtgaggaCACAGGCAAGAAGAGATTCACATTGTCCTGGGGTGAGGGGGGGGGGTTACAGTAATCATGGTCTGCTCCCTTCACCTGACTAGGGGCAGACTTAATAAAGAGCGAAACTCAAGCATTGCTTGCTTTATTGAGGGCAGGGGTGAAGGACAGCGTAGCAATGAGACTGCTTATAGACCAAGTAAAAGGAGGTCATAGTCACTGACTCTAAGGAGGGGCAGAGCTGAAGTTGCTCTTCATTGGAGAGAGCCATAGCATACGGTGGCAGGACTGGAGCCTGAGCCATTCAGGCACTAGTAGCGGGAGAGGCGGCACATATCACACTGGCAGGCCCTGGCAGTGAAGATCTCAAGCTCCCCCCGCTGGTTCCCCACGCAGTCCAGCCACACCTTCACCTGTTGAAGGAGGAACCCAAATTTGTTCCGATTCCTTCCCACCCTGGGTCCCCACCCTCATGACCCCATCAGGCCCAGGTTCCTCACCTTTTTTAGCCTGCTAATGGTGCAGCACTGGGAGATAGAGGTGACGTTGTGTCGGTAGCCACTGGCCACCAGCACGGAGTAGCGGGAAGGGAAGGCGCTGGACTCACAGTGTCCTACACagg of the Chionomys nivalis chromosome 8, mChiNiv1.1, whole genome shotgun sequence genome contains:
- the Ppp2r5b gene encoding serine/threonine-protein phosphatase 2A 56 kDa regulatory subunit beta isoform; protein product: METKLPPASTPTSPSSPGLSPVPPPDKVDGFSRRSLRRARPRRSHSSSQFRYQSNQQELTPLPLLKDVPASELHELLSRKLAQCGVMFDFLDCVADLKGKEVKRAALNELVECVGSTRGVLIEPVYPDIIRMISINIFRTLPPSENPEFDPEEDEPNLEPSWPHLQLVYEFFLRFLESPDFQPSVAKRYVDQKFVLMLLELFDSEDPREREYLKTILHRVYGKFLGLRAYIRKQCTHIFLRFIYELEHFNGVAELLEILGSIINGFALPLKTEHKQFLVRVLIPLHSVKSLSVFHAQLAYCVVQFLEKDATLTEHVIRGLLKYWPKTCTQKEVMFLGEMEEILDVIEPSQFVKIQEPLFKQVARCVSSPHFQVAERALYFWNNEYILSLIEDNCHTVLPAVFGTLYQVSKEHWNPTIVSLIYNVLKTFMEMNGKLFDELTASYKLEKQQEQQKAQERQELWRGLEELQLRRLQGTQGSKEAPLPRPTPQVAASGGQS
- the Gpha2 gene encoding glycoprotein hormone alpha-2, with amino-acid sequence MPMAPRALLFCLLVLAVIEGHCREAAIPGCHLHSFNVTVRSDRHGTCQGSHVAQACVGHCESSAFPSRYSVLVASGYRHNVTSISQCCTISRLKKVKVWLDCVGNQRGELEIFTARACQCDMCRLSRY